Genomic segment of Paenibacillus sp. FSL R5-0623:
ACATATACACCTACACCAAACAATAGGACAAATAAAAAGAGATCATACCATACTAAAGGGTTCACGAATCTTCTCCTTCTTAGATGCTACAATGACAACGTGGTTGTTCATGATTCTATGTGATACTTATATATAACTTCAATAAACACCTATACAATACTGCTACGCCAATCCTATTGGTTAATTTAACCATATCTTATCACACCACCATAAGGGTGAGTAGCCCATACACTGGAAGTCCGACCAACCTCTGATCGAAATGCTGATCTATTTTGCGCTTTTGTGAAGGAATCTGACTGTTCCACAAAAAAACCGCCCATATCCAACTGAGCGGCCAGCCAGCGACCTGTTTTATTCAAATGATCCAAACCATTCGCGGAGTTAATCTCTCCGGCAGTAGTACTTCACCTGCTGATCAGGCTGCATCTACTCTTCTCGTATTTTGGCTATGAGTTGCTCATGATTAAGTAACCGTTCGCCTTCAGCGACCTGTTTCTCTGCGACCAACAGCTCCGATTGCAGCTTATAACGCGCCTCGTTTCTGAGATATGCTTCATGACTCATCCCAACTAGATCTACTTCATAATTAGGTGAATGGAATGGTTCGTTGTCCGAAAATAAGTCCGGATTGTCCTTCAGCATCTCCGTAATTACCTCTGCTGTCTTAGCCGCATCACACACTCTTACGACCGCATCACCAAGCTTTCCTTTACGCATCGCACCTTCGCGAACCAGTACCTCATCTACTTTCCAGAAATGCTCCGACCATGGCAACCCACAATGTCTGCGGGACGGTACTGAAATCTGGCTTCCATCCGGTAAAACCGTATAAAGCATCTCATGCTCGTCCGTCATTCTGCCAGGGATATCCACCCACTCTTCGACCCCATGGATAAATGTATTGCGCTTCAAGTCAACGCCCACTAACAAGATCGTCGCTTTCCGATCCAGCAGTTTCCCCCATGCTGAACCTCTCGCACATGGTGTATCGAAGAGATGATCGTCCTTCGTAAATGCCTCTGCATCCCCTCCCAGTGCCGCTACCGAGTGCGTAGGATGCCAAGAACGAACCACGCCCGGACGTTTACGGAAAAGTTCAGGCAGAATACCCACACAGCATACAGATTTTTCCACGTGGAACATTGGGTTATCCGCATTGATGGTAGACCACGTATGGGTGGGAAGCACCAACAATCCGTCTTTCATATAATCGCTAACAACATCCAACACCGTATCTGCTCCACCTTCAACCTCGCCCAAACTCTTCATTGAAGAGTGCATAAGCAACGTACCTTGGCGATCCAAACCAAGCTGCTCCAGTTGCTGCATCAAGCTTTCTTTTGTGTACATATCCTTTCCATACCTCCTTCATTTCTTATCTCTTTTCGATGGAAAAGCAAATCCTTGCTCAGCTTCACATCATGCTTCTCAGCATAACAAACAAAGGGCCGAGGGTTAACCCCCGGCCACAGAGAAAGATTCGTATAAGTTCATGCAGTAGCTGCCAATCCACTTTTACTTAATAATAACGTATTCCAGATTCACCAGCTTCGCATAAGTCACGATCTGATCTGTAGTCAGGTTCAAGGATACAACCGTATGGTGACCACCACCATTTTCGATCCATGCTTTAACTCCATCTTGGAAGTTCGGCTTAACGCTCCACAGAACACGTGCTACCGGCAGGTTAGGTGCTGGAACGGTTGGTTCAAAAGCAGATACTTCGTTGATCAGCAGTTTGTAATGTGTACCAAAGTCTGCCATGGATACCACAACACCTTCGCCTGCTTTACCGTCGAATACGAGACGTGCCGGATCTTCACGATCGCCAATGCCCAGTGGGGACACGATGATTCTCGGTTTTGTGCTGGCAAGTGTAGGATCTACTTCAAGCATGTGAGATTGCAGGATCGCTTCCTGTCCAGCAGCCATCTCGTATGTGTAGTCTTCCATGAAGCCCGTGTTCTCGTTATGGGCCATGATTTTCAGCAAACGATCCAGCGCAGCTGTTTTCCAGTCACCCTCACCGGCAAATCCGTACCCTTGAGCCATCAGGCGCTGCACAGCCAGACCCGGAAGTTGTTTCATGCCATGCAGATCTTCGAAGTTTGTAGTAAAGGCACTGTAACCACCTTCGTCCAGGAAACGTTTGATCGCAATTTCATAACTCGCTTGCACACGTACGCTGGCTTCCCAAGCTTCCTTGCTGTTCGTGCCATAATCAAATTCGTACAGGTCCTTATACTGAGTGATCAAATCATCAATTTCCTGCTCCGTTACGGCGTTCACGTATTGCACGAGGTCGCCAATACCGAAGTAATCAACGGTCCATCCGAATTGGATCTGTGCTTCCACTTTATCACCTTCGGTTACGCCCACGTTGCGCATGTTATCACCGAAGCGAGCTACTTTGATGTTAAAGCTTTCATTATAAGCTACCGCTACGTCCATCCAGTCAGCAACCTGTTGTTGCACCTCTGGGCGCTCCCAGTAGCCAACAACGATTTTATTTTGTTTTCTCAGACGGGCATTAATGAAGCCATATTCGCGGTCACCATGTGCCGCTTGGTTCAGGTTCATGAAGTCCATATCGATGGTTGCCCAAGGAATGCTTTCGTTGAATTGGGTTGCCAAGTGCAGCAAAGGTTTTTGCAGCAATTTCGTACCACGAATCCACATTTTCGCCGGGGAAAACGTATGCATCCATGTGATCACACCTGCTACTTCGTCGCGATAGTTGACTTCCTTCATCGTACTCGTGATTTTATCTGCGCTTACCGCCAGATCCTGCAATACGAGCGGGTACGGTAGTACGCCACTTGCATTAAGAGCATCCGTAATTTTCTGTGCGTTGGCTTTTACTTCACCCAGTGCTTCTTCTCCGTACAAGTGCTGTGAACCGACCACAAACCAGAATTCTTTTGCTGCTGACATATAATCATCCTCATTTCATTATTTTATAGTTGAACATTTGGGTTTACACTAGAACACTGCGATTGCAGTACCATCTTCCGATCGCTGGTTATCCCCGGATTTCTTTGATCAATTTTAATAAGGATGATATCCGGTTATAAAGGCGAGCGCTTCGCTTCTACAGATTGGTACTGCACTCTCCGTTATCGTGTAAAAAGTTTGATACAACTTCATTGGTAGTAGTAACAAACAACTTATTCGCTTGAATTATAATCAACCGATCGCTACATAACCAAATTACTTCTGTCCGTAATACGCGTCTTTTCCGTGTTTTCGCAGATAGTGTTTATCCAAAATGCCTTGCGGCAGTTCCTTCGCGAAGTTATTCAATTGCCGCGCGTACAGGTTCATTTTGCACACTTCCTCCAGCACGACACTGTTCACCACCGCAGACTTGGCATCTTTCCCCCACGTAAACGGTGCGTGACCATGGAGCAGTACTGCCGGAACAGCCATAACATCAATTCCACGCTGTTCAAACGTTTCAATAATGACGCGTCCTGTCTCCGCTTCGTATCCACGATCAACCTCGTCCTTGTTCAGGAAACGTGCACAAGGCACCGCTCCATAGAACGTGTCCGCATGTGTCGTTCCCATTACAGGTACGTCCAATCCGGCTTGCGCCCAGATAGTCGCCCACGTAGAGTGTGTGTGCACGATGCCGCCAATCTCCGAGTAATGCTTATATAGTACGGCATGTGTTGCGGTGTCCGAGGAAGGTCTCATCTCACCCTCCACCACATTACCGTCCAGATCAACCACAACCATATCGCTTGCTTTCATCACATCGTAGCTGACGCCACTTGGTTTGATCACGAACAGACCGCTTTCCCGATCAATTGCACTAACGTTACCCCATGTGAACTTCACAAGTCCGTGCTTTGGCAGTTCCAGATTCGCCTGGAATACCTCTTCTTTCAGTTGTTCTAACATGTTATTCCCTCCCGTTCTCTACCAGATGATCCACGGCTGATTGCTCAATTGTGAGTCCACTCCGATAGCGTTCGATAAATGCTTCAAACCCTTTCACATCCGATGCATCCGGCGCCACTTCGACTCCCTCAACATCGTTAAAGACTTTCTGCTCCAGGAACACATCCAGGCTCTCCTCTTGATCCTTGTTGATCATGTACGAAGCCAGAAGCGCCATGCCCCATGCGCCGCCTTCACCAGCGGTAGACATTACCGACACGGGTACGTTCATCGCAGCAGCTACAATCCGTTGTCCGACAACAGGGGTCTTGAACAGGCCACCGTGAGCCAAAATGCTGTCAATGGCTACATTCTCTTCTTCCGTCAAAATGTCCATACCCAACTTGAGTGCACCGAAGGCACTGAACAGATGTGTCCGCATGAAGTTTGCCAGATTGAAGTTGCTTTCCGGGGAGCGGACGAACAATGGACGGCCTTTCTCAAGTCCCGTAATGTTCTCGCCTGAGTAGTAACCGTAGCTGAGCAAGCCACCACCATCAGGGTCTGCCTCCAAAGCCTTGTTAAACAACACGCTAAACAACTTGGCGTTATCCACTTCATATCCCATTGCTTGAGAGAATTCACGGAACAGTCCAACCCATGCGTTGATATCACTGGAACAGTTGTTGGCATGCACCATCCCTACTGGACTGCCATCCGGCGTGGTGACCATATCGATCTCGGGATACACTTTGGACAATTCCTTCTCCAGTACGATCATCGCAAATACGGATGTGCCAACGGAGATGTTGCCCGTACGTTTTCTCACGCTATTTGTTGCCACCATACCCGTTCCCGCATCGCCTTCTGGCGGGCAGAGCGGAATGCCTGCTTGCAGATCTTGCGAAGGGTCGAGCAACTTGGCTCCCGCTTCCGTCAATACACCTGCATTCTCACCAGCGAGATATACCTTGGGCAGAAGGTCCTCGACTTTCCACGGATAACCTTTGCCTGCGATCTGTTCGTCGAACTGTTGGACCATGGATGGGTGATAGTTATGTGTAGACTCGTCAATTGGGAAAATGCCTGATGCATCGCCGATCCCAATCGCCTTATTGCCTGTCAGCAACCAGTGGATGTATCCAGCCAAGGTTGTCAGGTGATCGATCTGTGGCACATGCGCCTCTTCGTTCAAAATCGCTTGATACAAGTGGGCAATGCTCCAGCGTTCAGGAATATTAAATTGCAGAAGATCCGTTAGCTCTCTTGCAGCTGCTCCCGTCGTAGCATTACGCCAGGTGCGGAAAGGTACCAGCAGTTCGCCCGCGCTATCCAATGCCACATATCCGTGCATCATGGCCGAGAATCCGATCGAACCGACCGTTCGCAGCGTAATTCCGTATTTCTGTTCCACATCTTGCTTCATCTCACGATAAGCCGTTTGCAGACCTGTGATGATATCCTCCTGGTTGTACGTCCAATATCCATCTTTCAGGAGGTTCTCCCATTCATAACTGCCTGACGCGATGGTCTCAAAACGTTCGTCAATCAACACCGCCTTAATCCGCGTTGATCCAAATTCAATTCCAAGTGAAGTAGCGCCCGTGGTAATGGCTTCTTTCAAGTCCAATTGACTCATAATCACGTGTATCCCCTCTCCGGTCGCGATTTCACATCCCAAAGGATGCATATATAAGGTGAAGCTCTTACTTATGGCAGTAGCTAATAATGAATTTTGTATAAATGCTTCTTGTTGTGTTTTCAAAGAATGCGCTTTCCTTTTCTGACAGCCTTAGTATATTTTTTGTACGTACATTTGTCAATAATATATAATAGTTATACTTACAAAGGACACATATTGTATACTATTTGACTATTCAAAGGTCTTAAACAGCTATAAATTGGCTATGTTGTAAGGTACACCTCTTTCTAATAAGACCTGATATGTACGGTTTATTTCAAAAATTGTGCTGTTTTATATGCATCTTATCTGAATCATGCTAAAATATGTACGTACAACTATTTGAACAACTACGTTGATATAGATGAGTAACGATGAAAGAAGTGGACTACGTGAAGCCAAAATACCAGGTCATCATTGATGATATAAAGAGTCATATCCTCTCGGGGACATATAGCATAGGCGAACAGATTCCAACAGAGTCCGCATTGCAGGACAGCTACAACGTAAGTCGCCAGACGGTGCGGAAGGCTATTTTGGAGTTATCGAACGAAGGGTTTTTACGAAGCGAAAAGGGTTCAGGAACTTACGTTAGCAATCAGTATCGATCACGATCAGGTGGCAATACGTCGAAGAAAACGATTGGTGTGATCACGACATACATCTCGGATTACATCTTTCCGTCCATCATTCGCGGTATTGAGAGTCGTCTGAATGAGGACAACTACTCGTTACTGCTGGCCAGCACCAATAATGATGTAGCTCAGGAGAAAAAAGCCCTCGAAATGATGCTCTCCTACGGCGTGGATGGCCTGATTGTCGAACCGACCAAAAGTAACCTCTATAATCCCAATATTGCATACTATCTATCGTTCAAGGAGCAGGATGTGCCGTTTACGATGATTAATGCCTTTTATGAAGAGTTGGAGGTTCCGTTCTTCTGCCTGGATGACGTGCAATCCAGTTATCTTGCCACTCGGGAATTGATCGCTAAAGGCCATACCCAGATCGGCATTATTGCCAAAATGGATGATCTACAAGGCAAGTACCGGATGAAGGGGTACATCAAGGCGCTGGGTGAAGCGAAGTTACGGTTCCATCCTGAGCAAGTGCTTTCCTTTGATACCGCATCGAAACCGGAATTACCCTCTAATGTAGCAACGTATCTGGACGAAAACAGGGATTCGCTCACCGCGATTGTCTGTTATAACGACGAGGTAGGACTGGAGGTCGTGAACGCCTGCAGGCAACTGGGCATCTCGATCCCGGATGAGTTATCCATCATTGGACAAGACAATTCATACATCGCCAAGAATGCCAACATCCGGCTAACAACGCTAACCCATCCCCAAGAGCAAATGGGCCGCGATGCTGCCGACTGGGTGATCAAGAATCTGCAAGGCAAAAAGGATCTGCCAACGAACACCTACTATCAGCCGGTGCTGGTTGAGGGAGAGACGGTGAAGGAGATCGAAGTGGAATAATATTGTTGTGGGACAGGCAATGAGTTGTTACCGAGCGTTTCTGTTCAGCATACTTAAAGAAGGCCGTCAGAATATCTGCGGCCTTCTTTGTTTTTGTTCAATATAATGAGGGATTAACTTCTTCTTACATATACATATACATTTTCTCTAATCGAAACTACTTCGCCTGATCTGCTTCATCGCTTACCAGACTTACAAGGACGCCTTTCTTCTCCAAGTTTTTCACAACCTGCTCTGCTCGATCATTCAACGGATTGTTAGCCAAATATACCTCTGTTAGATGTGGGATGGTTTCAAGCACTTCAATATCCTCAATGAGGTTATCTTCTACATAAAGGTACTCCAAGGTCGGATGATTTTTTAAAGGAGTTAGATCCTGAATTTTATTATCATTCATAAGGATCCATTCCAACTTTAATTTCTGAAGAGGACTTAGATCAGTTACCTGATTACCGCTGGCGAATAGACTTTTCAGCTTATGCATATTTTTCAATGGAGCCAGACTTTTGATGTTGTTATCTTCCATAAATAAAGTTTGCAGATTTTTTAATCCTGAAAGTGGAGACAGATCTGTAATCTGGTTTCCATCCAAAGCTAAAAACTCTAGTTTTTTTAATTTGGTGAGCGGTGTAATATTTTTCACGTTATGGCCGGGTAGAACTAAATCCGTCATATTAACGGCATGTTCAAGACCTTGCAGGTTAGAAATCTTACTTTTTGTTTCCATAGCATATATGGATTTTAATTTTTTCAAATCGCCAGCCTTTATTTCCTTCTTAGCCGACATCTTCAAATCTGCTCGAATAACTTTGCCCAAGACCGGGTCCTTAATAAGCGACGACGCAGCCAAAACGCTCGTTGCCGGTAATAATACAAAAACCAAACAAAGTACGATCAACTTTTTTATGAATTGATTATGCATGTAGAATCTCCTTACATTATTTAATACTAGAAATATACCATGATCTGGAATGTAATACATTGATAATATGTTTATCCCTATTTAATAGAGTCCCTACTACTCTCACCCTACAACTTTTCAGTTAAGAACGGATAATGGAATACTTCCCCCAAAAATCTATCCCTAATATGATATGTGCCTTTACAATTTTTTCATTGACACTCCCTTTGATAAAAAGATATATTTATTGATGTTGATAATCATTATCAGGTATATAAAACGTTTTATATATCTATTCTTTCACATCTCAATGGATGTAATTGATCAATCAGGATGTTAAGCACCACCAAATACATTTTATGATTCAGGAAGGGGAAACACATGAATACAAAGAGAAAGTTTCCATTAACGGCGTTACTGATTTCACTGGTCTTTATCCTGGCATTGGTAGGTTGTGGCAACCAAACAGCTGAGCCCGCTGCAAGTGATTCGGTAGCTCCAGCTACAGAAACACCAGCCGCTACAGATGAGAATGCCAGATATCCAATTACAATCAAGCATGCTTTGGGTGAAACGGTTATTGAGAAAAAGCCTGAGCGTGTAGCTACTGTTCAATGGGCCAACCAAGATGTCGTTCTCGCGCTTGGACAAGTTCCTGTAGGCTTCTCGGCAGCTAACTTTGGTGTTCAGGATGACAGCGGACTGTTGCCTTGGACAGCGAAGAAACTCGATGAACTCGGTGTAACCGTCCCGAACGTTTTCCAAGATACAGACGGACTTGATTTTGAAGCCATTTCCGATTCCAACCCAGATGTTATTCTTGCAGCATACTCCGGTATCACTCAGGAAGACTACGATCTTCTTAGTGAAATTGCTCCGGTTGTAGCTTACCCAACGGCTCCATGGGCAACAACATGGCGTGAGCAGGTTACGTTCAATGCGAAGGGTATGGGTATGGAAGCAGAAGGTGAGCAACTGATCAAAGATACTGAGGCTATGGTCAACGAAAAATTAGCAGCATATCCTCAGATCAAAGACAAAAAAGTGGTTTGGGTTAACTTCTCCGCTGAAGACATGTCCAAACTTCATATCTATACACCTGTAGATTCACGCGTGGCCTTCCTTGGTGAGCTAGGGTTGGTTGTTCCAGAGAGTGTCACTAGCCAAATTACAGACCCTAACAGCTACTCCCTGAGCTTAAGCGCAGAGAATGCTGAAGCCCTTAATGATGCAGATATCCTTGTTGGATACGGAGATGCTGAGTTGCTAAAAGCTATTCAGGCTGATCCTTTGCTGGGTAAAATCCCTGCGGTTAAACGTGGTTCTGTAGCGTTCATTGAAGCAGATACACCTTTGGTTGCTGCTGGAACGCCAAACCCACTGTCCATTTCCTACACGATCGATGATTACCTGAAACTAATTAGCGGAGCTATCGACAAGATCAATGAATAGTACATCGCTTTCGAACGATAATCACATACGAGCACATGCCCCCAAGAACTTCATCTTGGTGTTAGTCATTTGTTTCATTCTGCTCGCTGCAACTCTGATTGCCTCACTGGTCTTTGGCTCTAGACCCGTGAGGTTTCATGAGTTAATCGACGGATTATTTCACCCGGAAGTAGATTCATATGGGGCAAACATCGTGCGCAAACGGATCTCCCGAACAGTCTTCAGCTTGTTATGTGGGGTAGCACTCGGCGTATCAGGAGCACTTATGCAAGCCGTTACCCGGAACCCACTTGCCGACCCAAGCATATTGGGCGTCAATACAGGGGCATCCCTGTTTGTGGTTATCGGTATTGCATTTCTGAACATCAGCAGCGCCAATCAATATATCTGGCTGGCACTGGCCGGGGCTGCAATAACGGCTGTGTTTGTATTCGGAATCGGCTCAATGGGGCGTGGCGGAGCTACGCCCATTAAGCTTGTTTTGGCCGGAGCAGCCATTAGCGCCGCGCTCTCCTCACTCGTCACCGCCATTATGATCCCTCGTTCGTATGTCATGGACCAGTTCAGGTTCTGGCAAGTGGGCAGCGTAGGATCGGCAACCTGGAGTGGAATCAGTACGTTCATCCCGTTTCTGCTCATCGGCGTACTCATTGCATTTCTTACTGCTCCGGCACTAAATGCGCTGGCACTGGGTGATGATGTTGCAACAGGACTCGGTGTTCGCACAGGAACACTTCGATTCATTGCAGCCCTTGCAGGGGTTTTATTATGCGGAGCAGCTACTGCTCTTGCTGGACCGATTGGTTTCATCGGATTGTTATCCACCCACGTCATACGCCTTATACTGGGGCCCGACTTACGTTTTGTCATACCCATGTCAGCCATAGCTGGAGCGATCATTCTAACGATATCCGATGTCGGTGGCAGACTCATCAGCAACCCTGGGGAGCTTGAAGTCGGTGTCGTTACTGCCTTTATAGGTGCTCCAATATTAATCATTCTCGCGATGCGATCGAAAGTGCGTTCATTATGAGAGATCAATCCATTGAATTTATTATGGCGGGCAGACGTCATCGACGTCGCCGCTGGATACTTGTCACCAGTCTCCTTGCCATACTTGCATGTGCTCTTTGCTGCGCCATGCTTTTGCTCGGCAACACAATCTATCCGGTCAAAGATGTCATCAGCTCCCTTGCGGGAGAGAAGATCAAAGGTGTGTCTTTTGCCTTGAATACGATACGTCTACCAAGAATGCTTACAGGTCTCTTTGCCGGATTTGCCTTCGGCATTGCAGGTTATACCTTCCAGACCATGTTGCGGAACCCGCTGGCCAATCCTAATGTTATCGGGATCACGTCAGGTTCAAGCGCTGCGGCTGTGTTCTGTATCGTCGTACTTCATGCAAGCGGAGCCATGGTTTCCTTGGCTTCAGTGATTGCAGGTCTGGCTACGGTATTGTTCATATATGTACTTTCCAGAGGAAAAGTGTTCTCCATCGGACGGTTAATACTTATTGGGATTGGCATTCAAGCCATGCTTGATGCAGTCATCTCCTATCTCTTACTGGTTAGTTCTGAAAAGGATATTCCTGCTGCAATACGGTGGCTTACAGGCAGTCTGAACGGTTCTCAGATGAGTGAACTGCCACCTCTCGTGATTACCGTACTGATCTGCTCACCCATCATAATGATGTTGGGCAAACACCTCAGTATATTGGAACTCGGAGAACAATCGGCATTCTCACTAGGTGTGGATACGGACAAAACCAGAATTGCACTTATTGTGAGTTCCGTCTGCATGGTTGCCATTGCTACCGCGACTACAGGTCCGATCGCCTTTGTCTCCTTCCTTGCGGGACCTATCGCGAAGAGGCTCGTAGGTGTTGGCTCCTCGAACATCATCCCGGCTGGTTTGGTTGGCGTTAATCTGGTTCTAGCCTCAGATCTCATCGGACAGTTTGCTTTTGAGTACAGATTCCCCGTAGGCGTCATTACCGGATTGCTCGGAGCACCGTATCTGATCTTCCTGTTAATCCGAATGAATCGTAAGGGGGAGTTATAATGAATCCGACACATGTATTTGAAGCGAAACAACTGGTTGCGGGATATGAAAATAAAACCATTATCCACGGTGTGGACATCTTAATACCGAGTAACCAAATAAGCGTCATTATTGGCTCTAATGGTTGCGGTAAGTCTACCCTTTTGAAAACGATGGCCAGGCTCATTAAGCCCACATCCGGCAGCATTACACTGGATGGCAAAGCCATTAGCAAGATCCCGCCCAAACAATTGGCTCGTGTGATCGGGTTACTTCCCCAGTCTCCCATTGTTCCGGAAGGCATTTCGGTAGCGGATCTGGTGGGGCGTGGAAGATTTCCACACCAATCCTTGTTCAGTGGCTGGACCAAGAAGGATTATGAGGCTGTAGCCGAAGCCATGACCATTATGAACATTACCGAGTTTGCCAATCACAATATTGATGAGCTTTCAGGTGGACAGCGTCAGCGTGTGTGGATTGCCATGGCGCTGGCGCAACAGACAGATATCCTTTTTCTCGATGAGCCTACGACCTTCTTGGATATCACGTATCAAGTCGAGATTCTCGACCTGCTTACCGAGCTGAATCGTAAACACGGAACGACCATTGTAATGGTCCTGCACGATATCAACTTATCGGCGCGATATGCAGATCATATCTTTGCACTTCACACCGGAAAACTTGTGGCTGAGGGTAAGCCCGCAGAGGTGATAACTGCCCCACAGGTTAAAGACATTTTCGGATTGGAATGTACGGTCATAGAAGACCCCGTTTCGGGATCACCGATGGTGGTGCCTAAAGGACGATATCATGCGAGATAGACAAATAGCGGCAATTGCGACAAAGATTCCTTTGTCCTAAATGTCGCTTTTTTTTGTGGTCCACCACCTCTTCCTCAGCATGCCGCTTCCTGATCCGTTAATCTCATCTCTATCCCATTGTTTCACTCTCTTGGCGGTTATGGGCTCTGATCAAACATGCACTCAAAAGTGAGGATACACCAAAAAGCCA
This window contains:
- a CDS encoding ABC transporter ATP-binding protein, whose protein sequence is MNPTHVFEAKQLVAGYENKTIIHGVDILIPSNQISVIIGSNGCGKSTLLKTMARLIKPTSGSITLDGKAISKIPPKQLARVIGLLPQSPIVPEGISVADLVGRGRFPHQSLFSGWTKKDYEAVAEAMTIMNITEFANHNIDELSGGQRQRVWIAMALAQQTDILFLDEPTTFLDITYQVEILDLLTELNRKHGTTIVMVLHDINLSARYADHIFALHTGKLVAEGKPAEVITAPQVKDIFGLECTVIEDPVSGSPMVVPKGRYHAR